One segment of Pseudanabaena sp. FACHB-2040 DNA contains the following:
- the treZ gene encoding malto-oligosyltrehalose trehalohydrolase — translation MRIGAQYQGNHQCEFTVWAPLREQVALQLEGPEPRLIPLKQDIDGYWSATLDDIAPGTLYRYQLDSDLLRPDPASQYQPEDVHGPSQVIDHSAYAWQDTAWSGVPLKDYVIYELHIGTFTPEGTFESAIERLPDLVELGITAVEIMPVAQFPGDRNWGYDGVYPFAVQTSYGGPEGLKKLVDACHQHGLAVILDVVYNHFGPEGNYTRDFGPYFTEHYRTPWGAAINYDDAYSEGVRNFVIENALYWFQEFHFDALRLDAVHAIYDFGAKHVLAQMQETVQAAMQTRAFPAYLIAESDLNDVRVINPPEQGGHNLDAQWSDDFHHCLHVLLTRETQGYYEDFGTCNDMAKVFKDRFVYNWSYSKTRKRYHGSDARHCPPYQFVVCSQNHDQVGNRMMGDRMTALTSFEGLKLLAGAVMLSPYLPMLFMGEEYGEPAPFLYFISHSDPDLIQAVREGRKREFEAFHAEGDAPDAFSRDSFNQSKLNWNLRQEGHHQSLWVLYQTLIRLRRELPALQMPAQGVESLTADCVGDQVILLQRWCDSQKLACLMNFQAEPVVQSVQIEGRWQKRLDSAEVSWKGPGSQAPEVLEVAQELTLSPHSFVLYETAQTAASFA, via the coding sequence ATGAGAATTGGAGCGCAGTATCAAGGAAATCATCAGTGCGAGTTTACAGTCTGGGCTCCGTTGCGAGAGCAGGTAGCCCTACAGCTAGAAGGACCAGAACCTCGCCTCATTCCCCTCAAGCAAGATATAGACGGTTACTGGAGCGCTACCCTAGACGACATTGCACCCGGTACGCTGTACCGCTACCAGCTAGACAGCGATCTACTGCGCCCCGACCCCGCTTCTCAATACCAGCCTGAGGACGTGCACGGCCCTTCCCAAGTCATTGACCACAGCGCTTATGCTTGGCAAGATACCGCTTGGTCAGGGGTACCGCTGAAAGATTACGTAATTTACGAGCTGCACATCGGCACCTTTACCCCAGAGGGCACCTTTGAATCAGCCATTGAGCGGCTGCCCGATCTAGTAGAGCTGGGCATCACCGCCGTTGAGATCATGCCCGTAGCTCAGTTCCCAGGCGATCGCAACTGGGGCTACGACGGTGTTTACCCCTTTGCCGTGCAGACTAGTTATGGCGGCCCTGAGGGCCTGAAAAAGCTGGTCGATGCCTGTCACCAGCACGGTCTAGCGGTCATCTTAGACGTGGTCTATAACCACTTTGGACCCGAGGGCAACTACACCCGCGATTTTGGCCCCTACTTTACCGAGCACTACCGCACTCCCTGGGGCGCTGCTATCAACTACGATGATGCCTACAGCGAAGGCGTCCGCAACTTCGTCATTGAAAACGCGCTCTATTGGTTCCAAGAGTTTCACTTCGATGCGTTGCGGCTCGATGCTGTCCACGCTATCTACGACTTTGGGGCCAAGCACGTCCTAGCCCAAATGCAGGAAACCGTACAGGCCGCCATGCAAACCCGCGCCTTTCCGGCTTACCTGATTGCTGAGAGCGATCTCAACGACGTGCGGGTGATCAACCCCCCGGAGCAAGGTGGACACAACCTTGATGCTCAGTGGAGCGACGACTTCCACCACTGCCTCCATGTGCTGCTTACCCGCGAAACCCAGGGCTACTACGAAGACTTTGGTACCTGCAACGACATGGCTAAAGTCTTTAAAGACCGCTTTGTCTATAACTGGTCCTACTCCAAAACCCGCAAGCGCTACCACGGCAGCGATGCCCGCCACTGCCCACCCTATCAATTTGTGGTCTGCTCTCAAAACCACGACCAAGTCGGCAACCGCATGATGGGCGATCGCATGACCGCTCTAACATCTTTTGAAGGGCTGAAGCTGTTGGCCGGGGCCGTGATGCTCTCGCCCTACCTGCCAATGCTGTTTATGGGCGAGGAATACGGTGAACCCGCGCCCTTTCTCTACTTCATTAGCCACAGCGACCCCGACTTGATCCAGGCTGTTAGAGAAGGTCGCAAGCGTGAGTTCGAAGCCTTTCACGCCGAGGGAGATGCGCCCGATGCCTTTAGTCGCGACAGCTTCAACCAGTCAAAGCTGAACTGGAACTTACGCCAAGAAGGACATCACCAGTCCCTCTGGGTCCTATATCAAACCCTGATTCGCCTGCGCCGGGAACTGCCCGCTCTACAGATGCCCGCCCAAGGGGTCGAGTCTTTAACTGCAGACTGTGTTGGTGACCAGGTGATCTTGCTGCAGCGTTGGTGTGATAGTCAAAAACTGGCCTGCTTGATGAACTTTCAGGCCGAGCCGGTCGTGCAGTCGGTTCAGATTGAGGGACGTTGGCAGAAGCGCCTTGATTCGGCAGAGGTATCCTGGAAGGGCCCAGGGAGCCAAGCCCCTGAGGTCCTGGAAGTCGCTCAAGAGTTGACCCTTTCGCCGCACAGCTTTGTGCTGTACGAAACTGCCCAGACAGCTGCCTCCTTTGCCTAA
- a CDS encoding pyridoxamine 5'-phosphate oxidase family protein — MSQFDEVLAAYQAFPTERQSLMMSTVTADGMPHASYAPFVMDEDHRLYIYISGLSAHTQNLEQSGKVSVLLIADERETPQIFARSRLTYDCTAQLLERKTPTWDHVVSRFESRFGNIIQMFRQLEDFRIFQLTPYAGRFVVGFGAAYDVDPQQPDRLIQVTGK, encoded by the coding sequence ATGTCACAGTTCGACGAGGTTCTTGCGGCCTATCAGGCTTTTCCCACCGAGCGGCAGAGCCTGATGATGAGCACCGTGACGGCTGATGGCATGCCCCATGCCAGCTATGCTCCCTTTGTCATGGATGAAGACCACCGTCTCTACATCTATATCAGCGGCCTCTCAGCCCACACACAGAATCTAGAGCAGAGCGGCAAAGTTAGCGTGCTGCTGATCGCCGACGAAAGAGAAACTCCGCAGATTTTTGCCCGTAGTCGGCTAACCTACGACTGCACAGCCCAGCTGCTAGAGCGCAAGACCCCAACCTGGGACCATGTGGTTAGCCGCTTTGAGTCTCGCTTTGGCAACATTATTCAAATGTTTCGACAGCTAGAAGATTTTCGGATTTTCCAGCTAACGCCTTATGCTGGCCGATTTGTGGTGGGATTTGGAGCGGCCTATGACGTCGATCCACAGCAGCCCGATCGGCTAATCCAGGTCACAGGGAAGTGA
- a CDS encoding TIGR03943 family protein — MAVSSRSISRRKGSIPWSMVVDLLILGLWGAMLVRFWVTGQMALLLHPDYQWLAHLTAILLLGLAALRGRQIWQQVSQFSRLPPVITADSHISLLPRQISTSLLLAVAVFGLIYTPRPFTSDTALQRGITDTLTMTRSQPQRFTLNTNPEERTIIDWVRTLNVYPEPDAYAGKKADVAGFVIYPPGWSENYLMISRFVLTCCAADAYPVGLPVRLAEGQPRPRQDTWLQVQGQMTTDTLDGKRQLVIDASQVEEIPEPRNPYEY, encoded by the coding sequence ATGGCCGTTTCTTCCCGTTCTATTTCGCGCCGGAAGGGCTCTATTCCCTGGTCAATGGTCGTGGATCTGCTGATCCTGGGACTTTGGGGCGCTATGCTGGTGCGCTTTTGGGTGACGGGTCAGATGGCGCTACTGCTGCACCCTGACTACCAGTGGCTGGCCCACTTAACCGCGATTTTGCTGCTGGGGCTAGCGGCTTTGCGGGGGCGGCAAATCTGGCAACAGGTTAGCCAGTTCTCTCGCCTGCCCCCGGTGATCACAGCAGACTCTCACATCAGCCTGCTGCCGCGCCAGATCAGCACTAGCCTGCTGTTGGCGGTAGCCGTATTTGGCCTGATTTACACCCCCCGGCCCTTCACTAGCGACACGGCTCTGCAGCGAGGTATCACCGATACGCTGACTATGACGCGATCGCAACCTCAGCGCTTTACCCTCAACACCAACCCTGAAGAACGCACCATCATCGACTGGGTACGCACCCTCAACGTCTACCCCGAACCCGATGCCTATGCGGGCAAAAAGGCCGACGTCGCTGGGTTCGTCATCTATCCCCCTGGCTGGTCAGAAAACTATCTGATGATCTCCCGCTTTGTGCTGACCTGCTGTGCCGCCGATGCCTACCCGGTAGGGCTGCCGGTGCGGCTAGCCGAGGGTCAGCCTCGCCCCCGTCAAGACACCTGGCTGCAGGTACAGGGCCAGATGACCACCGACACCCTAGACGGTAAGCGTCAGCTTGTCATCGATGCCAGCCAGGTGGAGGAGATCCCTGAGCCTAGAAATCCTTACGAGTACTAA
- the treY gene encoding malto-oligosyltrehalose synthase, protein MRTPSATYRLQFRQEFGFNDAQKILTYLEELGISDIYASPIFKARAGSSHGYDVVDAGQLNPELGTEEDFNDLIEDLQSRNMGWLQDIVPNHMAYDSENPFLIDILEHGPYSEYCDFFDVEWEHPFDDFRGKILTPMLGDFYGNCLENGEITLSYSHAGLTVNYYSLQIPLRIESYTQFLNHDMDRLARELGRSNPDFIKLLGILYMVKNVSTETTGRERKQQAEFVKELLWELFNTNEHVKEFIEQNLEIFNNKNPEVNGHDLLDNLLSDQFFRLSFWKVGAEELNYRRFFTVNELICLRIEDLKVFQKSHSLIGQLVKNGQIQGLRIDHIDGLYDPEQYLRRLRTKFGDVYVVIEKILELEEELPEDWLIQGTSGYDFLNRINSLFCQTSNAEGFDAIYHRFTGLNPNYKEWMIQKKRLIAETNLVGDVDNLGHMIKRIAGKYRYGRDFTLSGLRKSVLEVLVQFPVYCTYTNEDGVSDRDRMYITEAIDSARKRIPQLLNELNFIEKILLLDYEDFLPDEDRAQWLHFAMRFQQFSGPLMAKGVEDTLFYVYNRLISLNEVGGHPGKFGLTDSEFHTFNQRRLAHWPHAINASSTHDTKRSEDMRARLNVLSEIPQEWEQYLHRWREINDPYKIVTEKRVIPDANDEYFLYQTLLGAYPCNENEYESFVERVKAYVVKAVREAKVHTAWLRPDSEYEDGFVKFVNRILKQGKQNEFLEAFLPLQKKLAAYGIFNSLSQTLLKVVSPGVPDFYQGTELWDLSLVDPDNRRPVQYEERLSFLQEIKRRSQTGMESLLSDLQATRHDGRMKLFLITRILEARRQYLPVFEQGDYLPLQVEGTHAGNIMAFARSYEGRCAIAVAPRFLTSLIEHDQEPLGEAVWGDTALVIPDTLRGQWRETITDCEIADQPRLPIGKILQNFSVALLINGESE, encoded by the coding sequence ATGCGCACACCTTCTGCCACCTACAGACTGCAGTTCCGTCAGGAATTTGGCTTTAACGATGCTCAAAAAATCCTCACCTACCTAGAAGAGCTGGGCATCTCTGACATCTATGCTTCCCCTATTTTTAAGGCCCGCGCTGGCAGCAGCCACGGCTATGATGTGGTCGATGCCGGCCAGCTCAACCCCGAACTGGGTACCGAGGAAGACTTCAATGATCTCATTGAAGATTTGCAGTCCCGCAATATGGGCTGGCTACAGGACATTGTGCCCAACCACATGGCCTATGACTCAGAAAACCCCTTTCTGATCGACATTCTAGAGCACGGTCCCTATTCGGAATACTGCGATTTTTTCGATGTGGAGTGGGAGCACCCCTTTGATGACTTCCGGGGCAAAATTCTTACGCCCATGCTGGGGGACTTTTACGGCAACTGTCTAGAAAACGGCGAGATTACGCTCAGCTATAGCCATGCGGGCCTGACCGTCAACTACTACAGCCTGCAAATTCCGCTGCGGATTGAGTCCTATACTCAGTTCCTCAACCACGACATGGATCGGCTGGCCCGCGAGCTAGGCCGCAGCAACCCAGACTTTATCAAGCTGCTGGGCATTCTCTACATGGTCAAAAATGTCTCAACTGAGACAACTGGTAGAGAGCGCAAACAGCAGGCCGAATTTGTCAAAGAGCTGCTGTGGGAGCTCTTTAATACCAATGAACACGTCAAAGAGTTCATTGAACAAAACCTAGAGATTTTCAACAATAAAAATCCTGAGGTTAATGGCCATGATCTGTTAGACAATTTGCTGTCTGATCAGTTCTTCCGGCTGTCTTTTTGGAAAGTGGGAGCGGAAGAACTCAACTATCGCCGCTTCTTCACCGTCAATGAACTGATCTGCCTACGAATTGAAGACCTTAAGGTTTTTCAGAAGAGCCATTCTCTGATTGGTCAATTGGTCAAAAATGGTCAGATACAAGGGCTGCGAATCGATCACATTGACGGGCTATATGACCCCGAGCAGTATCTCAGGCGGCTGCGTACCAAGTTTGGTGATGTCTATGTTGTGATTGAAAAGATCCTGGAACTTGAGGAGGAGTTGCCGGAGGATTGGCTGATTCAGGGCACCTCTGGCTATGACTTCTTGAACCGGATCAATAGCCTCTTTTGCCAGACTAGTAATGCTGAGGGGTTTGACGCAATCTATCACCGCTTTACTGGGCTTAATCCCAACTATAAAGAGTGGATGATACAGAAGAAGCGCCTGATTGCCGAGACTAACTTGGTCGGCGATGTGGACAACCTGGGTCACATGATCAAGCGCATCGCTGGCAAGTACCGCTATGGCCGGGACTTTACCCTGAGCGGTCTGAGAAAGAGCGTTTTGGAAGTGCTGGTGCAGTTTCCGGTGTACTGCACTTATACCAATGAAGATGGGGTGAGCGATCGCGATCGCATGTACATCACTGAAGCCATCGACAGTGCCAGAAAGCGCATTCCCCAGCTGCTGAACGAGCTGAACTTTATTGAAAAGATTCTGCTGCTCGACTACGAAGACTTCCTCCCCGACGAGGACCGGGCCCAGTGGCTCCACTTCGCCATGCGCTTTCAGCAGTTCTCTGGCCCACTGATGGCTAAAGGCGTAGAAGATACGCTGTTCTACGTCTACAATCGGCTGATCTCGCTCAACGAGGTGGGCGGGCACCCTGGCAAGTTTGGCCTCACCGACAGCGAGTTCCATACGTTCAACCAGCGCCGCCTGGCCCACTGGCCCCACGCCATCAACGCCTCCTCTACCCACGACACTAAGCGCAGTGAAGACATGCGAGCGCGGCTCAACGTGCTCTCGGAAATTCCCCAGGAGTGGGAGCAGTACCTCCATCGCTGGCGGGAAATCAATGATCCCTACAAGATTGTCACGGAAAAGCGGGTGATTCCCGACGCCAATGACGAGTATTTCCTCTATCAGACGCTGTTGGGGGCCTATCCCTGCAATGAGAATGAGTATGAATCCTTTGTTGAGCGGGTGAAAGCCTACGTTGTTAAAGCTGTGCGGGAGGCCAAGGTGCACACCGCCTGGCTGCGGCCCGATAGCGAGTATGAGGACGGCTTTGTCAAGTTCGTCAACCGCATTCTCAAGCAGGGCAAGCAGAACGAATTTCTAGAGGCTTTTCTGCCCCTGCAAAAGAAGCTGGCTGCCTACGGCATCTTCAACTCCCTTTCGCAGACGCTGCTAAAGGTTGTTTCTCCTGGCGTACCCGACTTCTATCAGGGCACTGAGCTATGGGACTTGAGCCTGGTTGACCCCGACAACCGCCGCCCGGTGCAGTATGAAGAGCGTCTGTCGTTTTTGCAGGAGATTAAGCGGCGCAGCCAAACTGGCATGGAAAGTCTGTTGTCTGATCTGCAGGCTACCCGGCACGATGGCCGCATGAAGCTGTTTCTGATCACCCGCATTTTAGAAGCCCGGCGACAGTATCTGCCGGTCTTTGAGCAAGGTGACTACCTGCCCCTACAGGTGGAAGGCACCCACGCAGGCAACATTATGGCCTTTGCTCGCTCCTATGAGGGCAGGTGTGCGATCGCAGTGGCCCCCCGCTTCCTCACCTCCTTGATCGAGCATGATCAGGAGCCTCTAGGCGAAGCGGTTTGGGGAGATACGGCCCTAGTCATTCCAGATACGCTGCGGGGCCAGTGGCGAGAAACCATCACTGACTGTGAAATTGCGGATCAGCCTCGGCTGCCAATCGGCAAGATTCTGCAAAACTTCTCTGTAGCCCTACTGATTAACGGGGAATCTGAGTAG
- a CDS encoding biotin--[acetyl-CoA-carboxylase] ligase, giving the protein MDCARLAQALKENPRKLGVIQPFWSIRPKFHPYVFDCVPSTNTSAWELIDQGAPSGTAVIARSQKAGRGQWGRQWQSPRGGLYLSLALQPEVPAGSSSQLTLAGAWGIATSLSNLGLPVQLKWPNDIVFQGRKLGGILTETRVDRGQITAAVVGVGLNFSNPVPPTGITLLEAAEGNHQPPLQPGQPTESSSVDQAAHSTAPASLELAAAVILYGLLQGYLFWQAYGTDALLEVYRTRLVNLGQVLVLDGHKWEVQGVTQTGNLWVKDIHSTATAASVIRELQPGEITLGYNS; this is encoded by the coding sequence TTGGACTGTGCACGGCTGGCTCAAGCGCTCAAAGAAAATCCCCGTAAATTAGGAGTGATTCAGCCATTCTGGTCTATTCGCCCCAAATTTCATCCCTATGTCTTTGACTGTGTCCCCTCTACCAACACTTCGGCCTGGGAATTGATTGACCAGGGCGCGCCCTCCGGTACCGCCGTCATTGCCCGCAGCCAAAAGGCCGGACGCGGACAGTGGGGCCGACAATGGCAGTCTCCTCGAGGCGGGCTGTATCTGTCTCTGGCTCTACAGCCCGAGGTGCCAGCAGGCAGCAGCAGCCAGCTCACCCTTGCAGGAGCCTGGGGCATTGCCACCAGCCTAAGCAACTTAGGTCTGCCAGTTCAGCTGAAGTGGCCAAATGACATTGTCTTTCAAGGCCGCAAACTAGGCGGAATCTTAACAGAGACCCGCGTAGACAGAGGACAGATCACGGCTGCAGTCGTGGGCGTAGGCCTAAACTTTAGCAATCCTGTCCCACCCACGGGGATCACCCTGCTTGAGGCAGCCGAGGGTAACCATCAGCCACCGCTGCAGCCCGGCCAACCAACCGAGAGCAGCAGTGTTGATCAAGCTGCCCACAGCACTGCTCCTGCTAGTCTGGAGCTAGCAGCGGCCGTTATCCTTTACGGGCTGCTCCAGGGCTATCTATTCTGGCAGGCCTACGGCACCGATGCGCTCCTAGAGGTCTACCGCACTCGCCTAGTCAACCTGGGCCAGGTTCTCGTCCTCGATGGACACAAATGGGAGGTTCAAGGCGTCACTCAGACGGGCAACCTATGGGTCAAAGACATCCATTCGACAGCGACAGCGGCCTCAGTAATCAGAGAACTTCAGCCAGGGGAAATCACTCTGGGCTACAATTCATAG
- a CDS encoding trehalase family glycosidase has translation MHIQTLAPAERLSSRQVTSLRVYIKATWQTLSRSLIHILEAARDEKVEHCPGQTWPVYISAQENRQSVEQALKAALSPEEYAQIDLRVLPDDPEAITEHGLLYLPHDYVVPGGRFNEMYGWDSYFILLGLLRDGELAMAQSMVDQLVYQVQHYGKVLNANRTYMLNRSQPPVLSLMVLKLFKYTQNRQWLRSVLPALEHYYAYWMSEPHLEPTTGLSRYHALGHGPAPEVVCSERDEAGHTHYDRVCQYYRHHAVPDYDLTRFYDAEQDCLTEQFYIGDRSMRESGFDISDRFGPFSADIVHHVPVCLNVLLYRMERDIARIHALLRQPKAVETWNSRSEMRRQLIDRYLWDPEAGLYFDYNVHQGQRRVYEFATTFMPLWAGIASEEQASQVQENLWKFEAPGGLLTSTHISGNQWDAPFGWAPLQLFAVQGLNRYQFKMDARRLAQKFVSMVIQEFEQSGTLVEKYDIERCSADVSDEIHFGYSSNEVGFGWTNGVVLEFLAMMGMA, from the coding sequence GTGCATATTCAAACCCTTGCGCCTGCCGAGCGGCTTTCCTCTCGGCAGGTCACTTCTCTTCGTGTCTATATCAAGGCCACATGGCAGACCCTCTCGCGCTCCCTGATTCACATTCTAGAAGCCGCCAGAGATGAGAAAGTCGAGCATTGCCCCGGCCAAACTTGGCCCGTGTACATCTCCGCCCAGGAAAATCGGCAGTCGGTCGAGCAGGCACTCAAAGCCGCCCTCTCGCCCGAAGAATACGCCCAGATTGACCTACGGGTGTTGCCTGATGACCCCGAAGCGATTACAGAGCACGGCCTGCTCTACCTGCCCCACGATTACGTGGTGCCCGGTGGTCGGTTCAACGAAATGTATGGCTGGGACAGCTACTTCATTTTGCTGGGCCTACTGCGCGATGGAGAACTGGCAATGGCTCAGAGCATGGTCGATCAGCTGGTCTACCAGGTGCAGCACTACGGCAAGGTGCTCAACGCCAACCGCACCTACATGCTAAACCGCTCCCAGCCGCCAGTGCTGTCGCTGATGGTGCTGAAGCTGTTTAAATACACCCAAAACCGCCAATGGCTGCGCTCAGTGCTGCCCGCTCTAGAGCACTATTACGCCTACTGGATGAGCGAGCCCCACCTCGAACCCACGACCGGGCTGTCTCGCTATCATGCCTTAGGACATGGCCCAGCCCCGGAGGTCGTCTGCTCCGAGCGTGATGAGGCAGGCCACACCCACTACGACCGGGTGTGTCAGTACTACCGTCATCATGCCGTGCCCGATTATGACCTCACCCGCTTCTACGATGCCGAGCAAGATTGTCTCACCGAGCAGTTTTACATTGGCGATCGCTCCATGCGCGAGTCGGGCTTTGATATTAGCGATCGCTTTGGCCCCTTCAGCGCCGACATCGTTCACCACGTTCCGGTCTGCCTGAATGTGCTGCTCTACCGCATGGAGCGCGACATTGCCCGCATCCATGCCCTGCTGCGGCAGCCCAAAGCCGTTGAAACCTGGAACAGCCGATCCGAAATGAGGCGGCAGCTGATCGACCGCTATCTCTGGGACCCCGAGGCAGGGCTGTACTTTGACTACAACGTGCACCAAGGCCAGCGCCGGGTGTATGAGTTTGCCACAACTTTCATGCCGCTCTGGGCCGGTATTGCTTCCGAGGAGCAGGCCAGCCAAGTGCAAGAGAATCTTTGGAAGTTTGAAGCACCTGGCGGCCTCTTGACCAGCACTCACATCTCTGGCAATCAGTGGGATGCCCCTTTTGGCTGGGCTCCCCTGCAACTCTTTGCCGTGCAGGGGCTCAACCGCTACCAGTTTAAGATGGACGCCCGCCGACTGGCCCAAAAGTTTGTCAGCATGGTTATCCAGGAGTTTGAACAGAGCGGCACCCTGGTTGAGAAGTACGACATAGAGCGCTGTTCAGCAGATGTCTCTGACGAGATCCACTTTGGCTATAGCTCCAACGAAGTCGGCTTTGGCTGGACGAATGGAGTTGTTCTAGAGTTTCTAGCCATGATGGGAATGGCCTGA
- a CDS encoding permease, translated as MGQLNSGITLFLSLLVEAMPFLLMGVAFSSILLFFVDERKLIAVLPRNPILAALAGSLVGFLFPVCECGNVPVARRLLMQGAPTAVAIGFLLAAPTVNPIVFWATWVAFRDQPEIVFLRLIFTLLIATTIAAIFSSQKDMRPFLQQNLARLMADPADSPAQAASDDGSMLLQSGTFLLQAPGKTLQLSAPAGQTLAMAGSMPKPFGDRLRLMVDNMILELRELGAVLIIGSAIAAFVQVAIPRELVLSLGQGPVTSILAMMILAWVVSICSTVDSFFALSFASTFTSGSLLAFLVFGPMIDLKNISLLLTVFKGRAILYLFVLAGQMVFALSLLMNLYWT; from the coding sequence ATGGGACAACTCAATAGTGGCATTACGCTTTTTTTGAGCTTGCTGGTTGAAGCCATGCCCTTCCTCCTAATGGGGGTCGCCTTTTCGAGCATTTTGCTGTTTTTTGTCGATGAGCGAAAGCTGATTGCTGTTCTGCCGCGCAACCCTATTCTGGCTGCTCTAGCAGGCAGTCTGGTAGGGTTCTTGTTCCCGGTGTGTGAGTGTGGCAACGTGCCGGTGGCCCGACGGCTGCTGATGCAGGGTGCACCTACGGCAGTGGCGATTGGCTTTTTGCTGGCCGCTCCCACGGTCAATCCGATTGTGTTTTGGGCGACTTGGGTGGCCTTTCGAGACCAGCCAGAGATTGTGTTTTTGCGGCTGATCTTTACCCTGCTGATCGCGACAACAATTGCGGCTATCTTCAGCAGTCAAAAAGATATGCGCCCATTTTTGCAGCAGAACTTGGCTCGACTAATGGCCGATCCGGCAGACTCTCCGGCCCAAGCTGCCTCGGATGATGGCTCAATGCTGCTGCAGTCGGGCACCTTTTTGCTCCAGGCTCCCGGCAAAACGCTGCAGCTCAGCGCCCCGGCAGGTCAAACCTTAGCAATGGCGGGGTCGATGCCAAAACCTTTCGGCGACCGGCTGCGGCTAATGGTAGACAACATGATTTTGGAGCTGCGAGAGCTGGGGGCGGTGCTGATTATTGGCAGTGCGATCGCAGCTTTTGTGCAGGTTGCCATCCCTCGCGAACTGGTGCTCAGCCTGGGTCAAGGTCCGGTCACCTCGATTTTAGCGATGATGATCTTGGCCTGGGTAGTTTCTATCTGCTCCACCGTAGACTCTTTCTTTGCACTGTCGTTTGCCTCCACCTTCACCAGTGGCTCTTTGCTAGCTTTTCTGGTGTTTGGCCCCATGATCGACCTGAAAAACATCAGCCTACTGCTGACCGTGTTTAAGGGCCGGGCTATTCTTTATCTGTTTGTGCTGGCAGGTCAGATGGTCTTTGCCCTGTCCCTGCTGATGAACCTATATTGGACCTGA
- the pgeF gene encoding peptidoglycan editing factor PgeF — protein MHTWHWQTWQDQPYLTCSLLEPWPHGFFSQQFWPQTPEDLVVALASEAAVYRVNQVHGKGVLSSSQISAQQTDSAAAGARPEADAVISDDAQQSVWVCTADCNPVLIADGRTGQVAAIHAGWRGTSLKVVPLTVDRLIAGGSRLEDLNVAMGPAIAGEVYQVSISVAAAVGRTIAPDQAALADEALVCYLQTQENPAVLSDPEPGRVRLDVRRVNALQLEQLGIAPEQVAIAPHCTYQEPERFFSYRRAKEKKVQWSGIVST, from the coding sequence ATGCATACCTGGCATTGGCAGACCTGGCAGGATCAGCCCTATCTTACCTGCAGCCTTTTAGAGCCTTGGCCCCACGGTTTCTTCTCCCAACAGTTTTGGCCTCAGACGCCAGAGGATCTGGTGGTGGCCCTGGCGTCTGAGGCAGCTGTTTACCGAGTCAACCAGGTTCACGGCAAGGGGGTGCTGAGCTCAAGCCAAATCAGCGCCCAACAAACAGACTCTGCAGCGGCAGGTGCCCGTCCTGAGGCAGATGCAGTGATATCGGATGATGCCCAACAATCAGTCTGGGTATGTACGGCGGACTGCAATCCGGTGCTCATTGCTGATGGTCGGACGGGACAGGTAGCCGCTATCCATGCCGGATGGCGGGGCACGTCCCTGAAAGTAGTGCCTCTGACCGTTGATCGCCTAATTGCGGGTGGCAGTCGTCTTGAGGACTTGAACGTTGCAATGGGGCCTGCGATCGCAGGTGAAGTCTACCAGGTCTCTATTTCTGTCGCAGCGGCGGTGGGGCGCACTATTGCGCCTGACCAAGCAGCTCTGGCAGATGAGGCCCTGGTTTGCTACCTTCAGACCCAGGAAAATCCGGCAGTGCTGAGTGACCCCGAACCGGGTCGAGTGCGGCTAGATGTAAGGCGAGTGAATGCGCTGCAGCTAGAGCAGCTGGGAATTGCCCCGGAGCAGGTTGCGATCGCACCCCACTGCACCTACCAGGAGCCTGAGCGCTTCTTTTCCTACCGCCGTGCCAAGGAGAAAAAAGTTCAGTGGTCGGGCATTGTCAGCACCTAG
- a CDS encoding SRPBCC family protein — translation MASVSSPDPSAMASTSLLSDSDRQRLNLGQVVLLGEKGQYALMGLAKVNAAIAWSVLTDYSSFDRFVPTIAASRIVEIDGARSIVEQIDRRRILLSIVETTILTENVEIDQQQISFRLLEGNLKYMYGHWRIESVDWNLPYPEAVLISQQVKAEADLGPFKKMFYKLFEASLIETMEAIRDEMERRGR, via the coding sequence ATGGCCTCCGTGTCTAGCCCCGATCCTTCGGCAATGGCTTCAACTTCTCTGCTATCGGACTCAGACCGACAGCGGCTGAATCTTGGGCAGGTGGTGCTGCTGGGGGAAAAAGGTCAGTATGCATTGATGGGACTGGCTAAAGTCAATGCTGCGATCGCATGGTCTGTCCTCACTGACTACAGCAGCTTCGATCGCTTCGTGCCCACTATTGCTGCCAGCCGCATTGTCGAAATCGATGGCGCTCGCAGCATTGTCGAACAGATCGACCGCCGCCGCATTTTGCTGTCTATAGTAGAGACTACTATCCTGACTGAGAATGTCGAGATAGACCAGCAGCAAATCAGCTTCCGGCTGTTAGAAGGCAATCTCAAGTACATGTACGGACATTGGCGGATAGAGTCGGTAGACTGGAACCTACCCTACCCCGAAGCCGTTTTGATTTCCCAGCAGGTCAAGGCAGAGGCCGACCTAGGCCCCTTCAAGAAAATGTTCTACAAGCTGTTTGAAGCCAGCCTGATAGAAACCATGGAGGCCATCCGCGATGAAATGGAGCGGCGCGGCAGGTAA